In a genomic window of Erigeron canadensis isolate Cc75 chromosome 5, C_canadensis_v1, whole genome shotgun sequence:
- the LOC122602154 gene encoding NDR1/HIN1-like protein 1 encodes MGDTAYPQSKPPSTTTPTTIKPPPPQPPPQTKNPNLNRHPYRPNPNIYHRNRRKSYFCLICFWSILILILILLLATIAGCIVYLLYRPHRPTFAISSLKISHFNLTNNADDTTHLTTNMNITLSTKNPNKKAVFYYDPFAITCLTKDTHIANGSFINSFTSDPNNITIIRASLFSTSLLLETSTSRQISSDLKKKSGLSLKITLDTEARVKIESLRTKKVGIRIECDGIHSQIPKVSGGGNGGGKNKTALVPPTAVAANVGEAKCDVELRIKIWKWTFSS; translated from the coding sequence ATGGGAGACACAGCTTACCCTCAATCCAAACCACCATCTACCACCACTCCAACCACCataaaaccaccaccaccacaaccaccaccacaaaccaAAAACCCGAACCTAAACCGACACCCATACCGTCCCAACCCAAACATTTACCACCGTAACCGTCGCAAAAGCTACTTTTGCTTAATCTGCTTCTGgtcaattttaatcttaatcttaatcttattacTCGCGACTATCGCGGGCTGCATTGTATACCTACTTTACCGCCCACACCGACCCACATTCGCAATAAGTTCACTTAAAATCTCACACTTTAATTTAACAAACAATGCAGATGACACGACTCATCTGACAACGAACATGAACATAACTTTGTCGACAAAAAACCCAAATAAAAAAGCCGTGTTTTATTATGATCCGTTTGCGATCACCTGTCTTACTAAAGACACACATATCGCAAACGGATcgtttattaattcttttacAAGTGACCCGAATAATATTACTATAATTCGGGCCTCATTGTTTAGTACATCGTTACTACTAGAAACTAGTACTAGTAGACAAATCTCATCAgatcttaaaaagaaaagtgGGTTGTCATTAAAAATAACACTTGACACGGAAGCTAGAGTTAAGATTGAATCCTTAAGAACCAAAAAAGTCGGGATTCGGATCGAATGTGATGGTATTCATAGCCAGATTCCGAAAGTTAGCGGTGGTGGCAACGGTGGTGGTAAGAATAAGACGGCATTGGTACCGCCGACCGCGGTGGCAGCTAATGTTGGTGAAGCTAAATGTGATGTTGAGCTAAGGATTAAGATCTGGAAATGGACTTTTTCGAGCTAG
- the LOC122600966 gene encoding dual specificity protein kinase zak2-like, whose amino-acid sequence MSYLDDHKHLKIELKVIQEATDCFRNSPIGIGGFGVVYKAELFLREGPTVVAIKRLDRKNGQGDVEFWKEITMLSELQHENLATLLQFCSEDKERILVYKYASLGSLDKYLSDTRLTWTQRLKICIGAAKGIAYLHDPRKTQHRVLHRDIKSSNILLDDKWTAIVSDFGLSKIGPANQPRSYVVSNAVGTPGYCDPVYFETGILSKECDVYSFGVVLFEVLCGRLCCVYDKNQIKSILVQQWRKCYVENRLGDIIFPDLKEQIGQESLLTFSAIAYQCLDRDHTKRPNMVEIQNKLGIALLQQDTSQHQAIVAKTPMSYRFMEEFQHLKICLEEVKWATNNFNDKNVIGFGGFGKVYKGALNLAAVGNRIVAIKRLDRRYGQGEAEFWKDVMMLSRYKHENLLSLIKVCNEHEESILVYEYASLMSLDCHLNSTHLTWIQRVMLCLGVACALNYLHGPSEKQVGVVHQDIKSSKILLIDRLNVKLSGFGMSKVVTGNELQNHPISDDIVGTPGYCDPAYFETGILSKASDVYSFGVVLFEVLCGKICYEYINGQMKILVPTWRKSYEEQRLDDIIFSDLKGQMYSGSLDTFSSIAYQCVRKDPQERPTIAKVMKELEVALQQQEHFEEMMSIENLVVSRSLISSASNNQPLMQFPEGVLVGDGNTWLSKHKNGKVCEIISALLCISGDSLIPDSTENSRFANVLRGGIQNGFKVKARTQFLSPKVTYAVSLVFNHNAADLGTRHIPFKFKMDTESHYSNLCITHAREDGWQMIELCQFTSDKRENDIGFEFLPLFTITSSSIEYVVEGIEFRPVEYVS is encoded by the exons ATGTCTTACTTGGATGATCATAAACACCTcaaaattgaattaaaagttATACAGGAGGCCACAGACTGTTTCCGTAATAGCCCAATCGGAATTGGTGGGTTTGGAGTTGTGTACAAAGCTGAACTCTTTCTGCGGGAGGGACCAACAGTGGTTGCCATCAAACGCTTAGATCGTAAAAATGGACAGGGAGATGTGGAATTTTGGAAGGAAATCACAATGCTTTCTGAGTTGCAACATGAAAATTTGGCCACTCTCTTACAGTTTTGCAGTGAGGATAAAGAGAGAATCCTTGTATACAAGTATGCATCTCTTGGGAGTCTTGATAAATATCTAAGTGATACTAGGCTCACTTGGACCCAACGTCTCAAGATATGTATTGGGGCTGCAAAGGGAATTGCCTATCTTCATGATCCGAGGAAGACGCAACACAGGGTTCTTCATCGAGATATCAAAAGCTCAAATATCCTTTTGGATGATAAATGGACTGCAATAGTATCTGATTTTGGCCTATCAAAAATTGGTCCCGCTAATCAACCACGTTCATATGTCGTGTCTAATGCTGTAGGTACACCGGGATATTGTGATCCAGTGTATTTTGAGACAGGTATCCTATCAAAAGAGTGTGATGTGTACTCTTTCGGGGTGGTGTTGTTTGAAGTATTATGTGGCAGATTATGCTGCGTATATGATAAGAATCAGATCAAAAGCATTTTGGTGCAGCAGTGGAGAAAATGTTATGTTGAAAATAGATTGGGCGACATTATCTTTCCTGATCTGAAGGAACAAATTGGCCAGGAGTCTTTGTTGACGTTTTCAGCCATCGCATATCAATGTTTAGATAGAGATCACACAAAAAGACCAAATATGGTAGAGATACAGAATAAACTTGGGATTGCACTTCTTCAACAA GATACTTCTCAACATCAAGCCATTGTGGCCAAGACACCGATGTCCTACAGATTCATGGAAGAGTTTCAGCACCTCAAAATCTGTTTGGAAGAGGTAAAATGGGCCACCAATAACTTTAATGACAAGAATGTTATTGGTTTTGGTGGGTTTGGGAAAGTATACAAAGGAGCACTCAATCTAGCTGCAGTTGGAAACCGAATAGTCGCTATTAAGAGATTAGATCGTAGATACGGGCAAGGGGAAGCTGAGTTTTGGAAAGACGTCATGATGCTTTCCAGATACAAACATGAAAATCTTCTCTCTCTTATAAAAGTTTGCAACGAACATGAAGAGTCGATCTTAGTATATGAGTATGCATCTCTTATGAGCCTCGATTGCCATCTTAACAGCACTCATCTCACATGGATCCAACGCGTGATGCTATGTCTTGGGGTTGCGTGTGCGTTGAACTATCTTCATGGTCCTTCAGAGAAACAAGTAGGAGTTGTGCATCAAGACATTAAAAGCTCAAAAATACTTTTGATAGATAGATTGAATGTTAAACTTTCTGGTTTTGGAATGTCAAAAGTTGTCACGGGTAACGAACTACAAAATCATCCCATCTCTGATGATATTGTTGGTACTCCTGGGTATTGTGATCCGGCATATTTTGAGACAGGCATCCTATCAAAAGCGTCTGATGTGTACTCATTTGGCGTGGTGTTGTTTGAAGTGCTGTGTGGGAAAATTTGCTACGAATATATTAATGGgcaaatgaaaattttagttCCTACATGGAGAAAAAGCTATGAAGAGCAGAGATtagatgatattatattttctGATCTAAAGGGACAAATGTACTCGGGTTCTTTAGATACGTTTTCATCCATTGCTTATCAATGCGTGAGGAAAGATCCACAAGAACGACCAACCATCGCCAAGGTCATGAAAGAACTCGAGGTAGCACTTCAACAACAA GAGCATTTTGAAGAAATGATGAGTATAGAAAATCTTGTGGTATCTAGATCTCTGATATCAAGCGCATCCAATAACCAACCTCTCATGCAGTTTCCTGAAGGAGTTCTTGTTGGAGATGGCAATACG TGGCTTTCAAAGCATAAGAATGGAAAAGTTTGTGAAATAATATCTGCATTATTATGCATCTCTGGGGACTCACTCATACCTGATAGCACCGAAAATTCAAG GTTCGCAAATGTCTTGAGGGGAGGTATACAAAATGGTTTCAAAGTGAAGGCAAGAACTCAATTCTTGTCGCCAAAGGTCACATACGCCGTAAGTCTTGTCTTTAATCATAATGCTGCGGATCTTGGGACACGACATATACCCTTTAAGTTCAAAATGGATACAGAGAGTCATTATTCAAATCTATGTATTACACATGCAAGAGAAGATGGATGGCAAATGATAGAACTATGCCAATTTACAAGCGACAAAAGAGAAAATGATATTGGGTTTGAGTTCTTGCCACTCTTCACAATCACTTCCTCAAGCATTGAGTATGTTGTTGAAGGAATTGAATTTCGGCCCGTTGAGTATGTAAGTTGA